The Gimibacter soli genome includes a region encoding these proteins:
- the gyrB gene encoding DNA topoisomerase (ATP-hydrolyzing) subunit B translates to MSETTLPQNTEYGADSIKVLKGLDAVRKRPGMYIGDTEDGSGLHHMVFEVTDNAIDEALAGHCDLVTMTLNADGSCSVTDNGRGIPVDIHEGEGVSAAQVIMTQLHAGGKFDQNSYKVSGGLHGVGVSVVNALSDWLELRIWRNGKEHSMRFERGEAVEDLKVMGDAKPGQKGTEVTFLPSVETFKNIEFDFERLVHRFRELAFLNSGVRIRLADKRHAEPKEVELYYEGGITAFVKYLDRNKTSAIGEPITIMGERDGITTELSLQWNDSYHENVFCFTNNIPQRDGGTHLAAFRAALTRCINAYVTESGMAKKLKVQLSGDDAREGLTAVLSVKVPDPKFSSQTKDKLVSSEVRPAVEGLVSEKMTEWFGEHPNEARNIIGKIVDAAAAREAARKARELTRRKGALDIASLPGKLADCQERDPAKSELFIVEGDSAGGSAKQGRHRATQAILPLRGKILNVERARFDRMLASNEIGTLITALGTGIGREDFNIEKLRYHKIIIMTDADVDGAHIRTLLLTFFYRQMPELFERGYVYIAQPPLYKVARGKSEVYLKDDKALDDYLLDAGTSEVVIVDANGAQHAGEEIKFLAGEARAIRNLMQNVPPRYNAGLVETVSLLGGFDPALQGDIDGRTAIATRVADRLNGLAINPDDAGWSGKAAEEGGYIFHHEVRGVTDVHKLDAQLMDSQEARGLHARMKGVRDLFASPITLTRREDSQSVGTPLEMLAILFAFGRKGLSIQRYKGLGEMNPEQLWETTLDPTVRSLLQVKVAQADTADEIFSKLMGDVVEERRTFIQDNALNVANLDV, encoded by the coding sequence ATGAGTGAAACCACCCTTCCTCAAAACACCGAATACGGCGCGGACAGCATCAAGGTCCTCAAGGGCCTCGATGCCGTGCGCAAGCGTCCGGGCATGTATATCGGCGATACCGAGGATGGCTCCGGCCTCCATCACATGGTGTTCGAGGTAACCGACAACGCGATCGACGAGGCCCTTGCCGGCCACTGCGATCTTGTCACCATGACCCTGAATGCTGATGGCTCCTGCTCGGTCACCGATAACGGTCGCGGCATCCCCGTGGATATCCACGAAGGGGAAGGCGTATCGGCGGCGCAGGTGATCATGACCCAGCTGCACGCCGGCGGTAAGTTCGACCAGAACAGCTACAAGGTCTCGGGCGGCCTGCACGGCGTGGGCGTATCCGTGGTGAACGCGCTTTCCGATTGGCTTGAGCTCCGCATCTGGCGGAACGGCAAAGAGCATTCCATGCGTTTTGAGCGCGGCGAAGCGGTCGAAGACCTGAAGGTGATGGGTGATGCCAAGCCCGGCCAGAAGGGTACTGAAGTGACCTTCCTGCCGTCGGTGGAGACCTTCAAGAATATCGAGTTCGATTTCGAGCGGCTTGTGCACCGTTTCCGCGAGCTTGCCTTCCTGAACTCCGGCGTGCGCATTCGCCTGGCCGACAAGCGCCACGCCGAGCCGAAGGAAGTCGAGCTTTACTATGAGGGTGGCATCACCGCGTTCGTGAAATATCTGGACCGCAACAAGACGTCCGCCATTGGTGAGCCCATCACCATCATGGGCGAGCGTGACGGCATCACGACCGAACTGTCGCTGCAGTGGAACGACAGCTATCACGAGAATGTCTTCTGCTTCACGAACAACATCCCGCAGCGCGATGGCGGCACCCACCTTGCGGCCTTCCGCGCCGCGCTCACCCGCTGCATCAACGCCTATGTCACCGAATCCGGCATGGCGAAGAAGCTGAAGGTGCAGCTGTCGGGTGATGACGCCCGCGAAGGCCTCACGGCTGTGCTATCGGTAAAAGTTCCGGACCCGAAATTTTCGAGCCAGACCAAGGACAAACTGGTGTCGTCCGAGGTGCGCCCGGCCGTTGAAGGCCTTGTCTCCGAGAAGATGACCGAATGGTTTGGCGAGCATCCGAACGAAGCCCGCAATATCATCGGCAAGATCGTTGACGCCGCCGCCGCCCGCGAGGCAGCCCGCAAGGCGCGCGAGCTGACCCGCCGCAAGGGGGCGCTCGATATCGCGTCGCTCCCCGGCAAGCTAGCCGATTGCCAGGAACGCGACCCTGCGAAATCCGAACTCTTCATTGTGGAGGGTGATTCGGCAGGTGGTTCGGCGAAACAGGGCCGTCACCGCGCCACACAGGCGATCCTGCCCCTGCGCGGCAAGATCCTGAACGTGGAACGCGCGCGGTTCGACCGGATGCTGGCATCGAACGAGATCGGCACGCTGATCACGGCGCTCGGCACCGGCATCGGGCGCGAGGACTTCAATATCGAGAAGCTCCGCTACCACAAGATTATCATCATGACTGACGCCGACGTCGACGGCGCCCACATCCGCACGCTCCTCCTTACCTTCTTCTACCGGCAGATGCCGGAGCTGTTCGAGCGCGGCTATGTCTATATCGCCCAGCCGCCGCTTTATAAGGTCGCGCGTGGCAAGTCCGAAGTTTACCTGAAGGACGACAAGGCGCTTGATGACTATCTCCTCGATGCCGGCACCTCGGAAGTCGTGATCGTGGACGCGAACGGCGCCCAGCATGCCGGCGAGGAAATCAAGTTCCTGGCGGGCGAGGCGCGCGCCATCCGCAACCTGATGCAGAATGTGCCGCCGCGCTATAACGCCGGCCTCGTGGAAACCGTCTCGCTTCTGGGCGGTTTCGACCCCGCCCTGCAGGGCGATATCGATGGCCGCACGGCGATTGCCACCCGTGTGGCGGACCGCCTGAACGGCCTTGCCATCAACCCCGACGACGCCGGCTGGTCCGGCAAGGCGGCGGAAGAGGGCGGCTATATCTTCCATCATGAAGTGCGCGGCGTGACCGACGTTCACAAGCTGGATGCCCAGCTGATGGACAGCCAGGAAGCCCGCGGCCTCCATGCCCGCATGAAAGGCGTGCGCGACCTGTTCGCGAGCCCCATCACGCTGACCCGCCGCGAGGACAGCCAGTCGGTCGGTACGCCGCTCGAGATGCTGGCGATCCTCTTCGCCTTCGGTCGCAAGGGCCTGTCGATCCAGCGCTACAAGGGCCTTGGCGAGATGAACCCCGAACAGCTGTGGGAAACCACGCTCGACCCCACCGTCCGCTCGCTTCTGCAGGTGAAGGTGGCGCAGGCCGACACAGCCGACGAGATTTTCTCGAAGCTGATGGGCGATGTGGTCGAGGAGCGCCGCACCTTCATCCAGGACAACGCTCTGAACGTCGCCAACCTCGACGTTTAA
- the recF gene encoding DNA replication/repair protein RecF (All proteins in this family for which functions are known are DNA-binding proteins that assist the filamentation of RecA onto DNA for the initiation of recombination or recombinational repair.), with protein sequence MTARREDEQEMAGRAKAGPLDLAVTSLTLTRYRSYDRARLTLEGAAPLVVLTGPNGAGKTNVLEALSYLAPGRGLRRAALGEVSRFGADGPWAVAADLMLGDEPVKVGTGIEAGAAPGANDDDADEDDSGPAGRRLVRIDGETVGSTNALGDRWSVSWLTPQMDRLFIEAPSGRRRFLDRLVIGLYPDHSRQVAAYERVMRERNRLLADRGAHADPAWVGALEARMAEHGAAVAAARLEFAGQLAGFLAEPKGAEAAAFPEARLAIDGWLEGLMADGMAPVEAEAAYRDKLAEARRVDAATGRAGTGPHKTDLLVVHAPKDMPAGLCSTGEQKALLIALTLADARLVAAHRGRAPLLLLDEVAAHLDADRRAALFAVLSELRGQCWLTGTDRAVFEAAETSALFFNVEGGQVAPAK encoded by the coding sequence ATGACAGCAAGACGTGAGGATGAGCAGGAAATGGCGGGCAGGGCAAAGGCCGGTCCGCTTGATCTTGCCGTGACGTCCCTGACATTGACCCGTTATCGCAGTTACGACCGGGCCCGGCTGACGCTGGAAGGGGCTGCCCCCTTGGTGGTACTGACAGGCCCGAACGGCGCCGGCAAGACGAACGTTCTGGAGGCCTTGAGCTATCTGGCGCCGGGCCGGGGCCTCAGGCGGGCCGCCCTTGGTGAAGTCAGCCGTTTCGGGGCCGATGGCCCGTGGGCGGTGGCGGCGGACCTGATGCTGGGCGATGAGCCCGTGAAGGTCGGCACCGGGATCGAGGCAGGTGCTGCGCCGGGTGCCAACGATGACGATGCGGACGAGGACGACAGCGGCCCCGCGGGGCGGCGGCTTGTGCGGATCGACGGCGAAACGGTGGGCTCCACCAACGCGCTGGGTGACCGCTGGAGCGTTTCGTGGCTGACGCCGCAGATGGACCGGTTGTTCATCGAGGCCCCCTCGGGTCGGCGGCGTTTCCTCGACCGGCTGGTGATCGGGCTTTACCCCGATCATAGCCGTCAGGTTGCGGCTTACGAGCGGGTGATGCGGGAACGCAACCGCCTGCTCGCGGACCGCGGGGCCCATGCCGATCCTGCGTGGGTTGGCGCCTTGGAGGCCCGGATGGCGGAGCATGGTGCGGCAGTGGCGGCCGCGCGGCTTGAATTCGCCGGGCAGCTTGCCGGGTTCCTGGCCGAGCCCAAGGGCGCGGAGGCAGCAGCCTTCCCCGAGGCGCGGCTGGCGATCGATGGCTGGCTCGAAGGATTGATGGCGGACGGCATGGCACCCGTGGAAGCGGAAGCTGCCTACCGCGACAAACTGGCCGAGGCGCGGCGCGTGGACGCGGCGACCGGCCGGGCGGGCACCGGCCCGCACAAGACGGATCTTCTGGTTGTGCATGCCCCGAAGGACATGCCGGCCGGGTTATGCTCGACCGGTGAGCAGAAGGCGCTCCTGATCGCGCTGACGCTTGCCGATGCGCGGCTCGTAGCGGCGCACCGGGGACGTGCCCCCTTGCTCCTGTTGGACGAGGTGGCGGCGCACCTGGATGCGGATCGCCGCGCTGCGCTTTTTGCGGTTCTTTCCGAACTCCGTGGCCAGTGCTGGCTCACCGGTACTGACCGGGCGGTGTTCGAGGCGGCGGAAACGTCCGCCCTGTTTTTCAATGTGGAAGGCGGCCAGGTGGCCCCTGCCAAATGA
- the dnaN gene encoding DNA polymerase III subunit beta has protein sequence MKVSIERNALLKTLGHVQSVVERRNTMPILSNVMIEADGGKVSLTATDLDIAIVEETEAKVGRPGATTVPAHTLFDIARKLPDGSEVDLSLEDGDRLVVTAGRSRFTLACLDRDEFPVMNEGNLPHRFALVAGELKRLIDKARFAVSTEETRYYLNGIYLHVADSSEGQRLRAVATDGHRLAQVEQDVPEGAAGMPGVIVPRKTVAEIRKLVEEYEGEVKIALSDTKIRFSFGHVIVTSKLIDGTFPDYSRVIPQGNDKRLEMDCRLFAEATDRVSTISSDKTRSVKLSMNGDTLTLSVNSPDSGTATEELQAAYSGDAMDIGFNSRYLLDILAQVEGDTVQVFLADPQAPTILRDLMDEGALYVLMPMRV, from the coding sequence ATGAAAGTCTCCATCGAACGCAACGCCCTCCTGAAGACGCTTGGCCACGTACAGTCGGTCGTCGAGCGGCGCAATACCATGCCGATCCTCTCGAACGTGATGATCGAAGCGGACGGCGGCAAGGTTTCGCTCACCGCTACCGACCTCGATATCGCGATTGTCGAGGAAACCGAGGCAAAGGTCGGGCGCCCGGGGGCGACCACCGTACCCGCGCACACGCTTTTCGATATCGCCCGCAAACTGCCGGACGGTTCGGAAGTGGACCTGAGCCTCGAGGACGGCGACCGTCTGGTGGTGACCGCTGGCCGCTCGCGCTTCACGCTGGCGTGCCTCGACCGCGACGAATTCCCGGTGATGAACGAAGGCAACCTGCCGCACCGCTTTGCGCTGGTGGCAGGTGAGCTGAAGCGCCTGATCGACAAGGCCCGCTTCGCCGTTTCGACCGAAGAGACCCGCTATTACCTGAATGGTATCTACCTGCATGTGGCTGACAGCAGCGAAGGCCAGCGCCTGCGCGCCGTGGCGACCGACGGCCACCGTCTGGCGCAGGTCGAGCAGGACGTGCCCGAGGGTGCCGCCGGCATGCCGGGCGTGATCGTGCCGCGCAAAACCGTCGCCGAGATCCGCAAGCTTGTGGAAGAATATGAAGGCGAGGTGAAGATCGCGCTTTCCGATACCAAGATCCGTTTCAGCTTCGGCCATGTGATTGTCACCTCGAAACTGATCGACGGTACTTTCCCCGATTACAGCCGCGTGATCCCGCAGGGCAACGACAAGCGCCTTGAAATGGATTGCCGCCTCTTTGCCGAAGCGACCGACCGCGTGTCGACCATCAGCTCCGACAAGACCCGTTCGGTGAAACTGTCGATGAACGGCGATACGCTCACCCTTTCGGTGAACAGCCCCGACAGCGGCACCGCGACCGAGGAACTGCAGGCAGCCTACTCCGGTGACGCGATGGATATCGGCTTCAACAGCCGTTACCTCCTCGACATCCTGGCCCAGGTGGAAGGCGATACGGTGCAGGTGTTCCTCGCCGATCCGCAGGCGCCCACGATCCTGCGCGACCTGATGGACGAAGGTGCCCTTTACGTTCTGATGCCGATGCGGGTCTGA